Proteins encoded in a region of the Toxorhynchites rutilus septentrionalis strain SRP unplaced genomic scaffold, ASM2978413v1 HiC_scaffold_15, whole genome shotgun sequence genome:
- the LOC129781568 gene encoding probable RNA helicase armi has translation MPASIERTSGCPGSCPNFLLKLYKKGVRPEDIGIITPYQQQVKTIRRILDESNLQKPKIGSVEEFQGQERMVIIISTVRTSKSLLQSDLQHALGFIASPKRLNVAISRARALLLIFGSPHLLSADKHWRNLLFRAINSGSYCGCDLPEHIDPTEPALNGDAHKEE, from the coding sequence ATGCCAGCAAGCATCGAACGAACGTCGGGGTGCCCCGGATCATGTCCGAACTTCCTGCTGAAGCTCTACAAGAAAGGCGTTCGACCGGAAGACATTGGCATTATCACACCGTACCAACAGCAGGTCAAGACAATTCGGCGCATTCTGGATGAAAGTAATTTGCAGAAACCAAAAATCGGAAGCGTGGAGGAATTCCAAGGCCAGGAGCGTATGGTGATTATTATATCTACTGTGCGAACTTCGAAATCGCTGCTGCAAAGCGACCTGCAGCATGCACTTGGTTTCATTGCCAGCCCAAAGCGCTTGAATGTGGCCATCTCCCGTGCACGGGCGCTGCTTTTGATCTTCGGTAGCCCTCATCTGCTGTCAGCGGACAAACACTGGCGAAATCTGTTGTTCAGGGCGATTAATTCCGGTTCGTACTGTGGGTGCGATCTTCCCGAGCATATTGATCCCACGGAGCCAGCGCTGAATGGCGACGCACACAAGGAGGAGTGA